A part of Desulfobacter sp. genomic DNA contains:
- a CDS encoding glycosyltransferase family 2 protein yields MVFKNEVSVVVPVYGCRECLGELVKRLEKALIQIADNYEIILVNDDSPDGAWTAIKDLTQKDSRIKGINFSRNFGQHYAITAGLDFAEGQWVVVMDCDLQDQPEEIPKLYHKVKEGYEVVFGRRAERKDGFFKKLGSKLYYKTLDYFTEQQSDNTIANFGIYHAKVIESFRLLREQNRLFPISVKWLGFKTAYLDIDHAERFAGKTSYSFFKLRNLAIDNIIAQSNKPLKISIKLGFSLSFLSILYALYLVVRYFIYTVPVAGWTSTIVSIYFLSGLILANMGILGLYLGKVFNETKKRPLYVISEKVGFE; encoded by the coding sequence ATGGTTTTTAAAAATGAAGTTTCAGTTGTTGTGCCTGTGTATGGATGCAGGGAATGTTTAGGAGAGTTGGTAAAAAGACTTGAAAAGGCATTAATTCAGATTGCAGATAATTATGAAATAATACTGGTTAATGATGATAGCCCTGATGGAGCCTGGACCGCGATTAAAGACCTAACGCAGAAGGATTCCCGAATAAAAGGTATCAATTTTTCTCGCAATTTTGGCCAGCATTATGCGATCACAGCCGGGTTGGATTTTGCGGAAGGACAGTGGGTCGTTGTTATGGACTGCGATCTTCAGGACCAGCCAGAAGAGATCCCAAAATTGTACCACAAGGTAAAGGAGGGATATGAGGTTGTTTTCGGACGAAGAGCAGAGAGAAAAGACGGTTTTTTCAAAAAACTTGGATCTAAACTTTATTATAAAACTTTGGATTATTTCACCGAACAGCAAAGTGACAATACAATAGCCAATTTTGGCATATACCATGCTAAGGTGATTGAAAGCTTCAGGCTTTTGAGGGAGCAGAACCGTTTGTTCCCCATATCGGTTAAGTGGTTGGGATTTAAAACTGCATATTTAGATATTGACCATGCTGAGCGATTTGCAGGAAAAACATCATATAGTTTTTTTAAGTTACGGAATCTGGCAATAGACAATATAATCGCCCAGTCCAACAAACCCCTTAAAATTTCCATCAAGCTGGGTTTTTCCCTATCATTTTTATCAATTCTTTATGCTTTATATTTGGTTGTCAGATATTTTATTTATACGGTACCGGTTGCAGGGTGGACCAGTACAATTGTGTCTATTTATTTTTTATCAGGGTTGATTTTGGCAAATATGGGCATTTTAGGACTGTACCTTGGAAAAGTTTTTAATGAAACAAAAAAGAGGCCCCTATATGTCATTTCTGAAAAAGTAGGATTTGAATAA